In the Candidatus Hydrogenedens sp. genome, one interval contains:
- a CDS encoding 1-phosphofructokinase family hexose kinase, translating into MFLTVTPNPCIDKTIFIPKFKPGDRVRSGKYTQISGGKGNNVARVLVTLGFNAGALLWVGGYTGKQVVKMLRENDKVRCFPVWTATATRTITTILEEEYGRQTAFFEPGPLISNQEYSHFIEKFNKIISSYKVPIVVLSGTVPDPNVAFLYRDLIKIANERRIKVILDTYGTEFSEGIKSNPYMVKPNVEELSKFLNTPLKDMKLRIEAVQYLHKKHKITLVVLSMGREGALVCWNNTYIHIIPPKIKEINPVGSGDALVAGFVVGLYKGFSIEDTGRLGVALGTANAMKWDIGKFNIRDLINIYEQVKSFRINPINNRKVQYKEHTPLPALLPKLKDSSP; encoded by the coding sequence ATGTTTCTTACCGTCACACCAAATCCGTGCATTGATAAAACAATCTTTATTCCTAAATTCAAGCCTGGCGATAGAGTTCGCTCGGGCAAGTATACACAAATCTCAGGCGGAAAAGGGAATAATGTCGCACGTGTTTTGGTAACACTTGGTTTTAATGCAGGTGCTTTACTATGGGTAGGTGGTTATACGGGGAAACAAGTAGTCAAAATGCTTCGCGAGAATGATAAGGTTCGATGTTTTCCTGTATGGACAGCAACGGCTACAAGAACAATTACCACCATCCTTGAAGAAGAATATGGTAGGCAAACTGCCTTTTTTGAACCTGGACCCCTAATATCCAACCAAGAATATAGTCATTTTATCGAAAAATTTAATAAAATCATATCTTCTTATAAAGTACCAATAGTTGTTTTATCAGGAACAGTTCCCGACCCTAATGTAGCCTTTTTATATCGAGATTTAATTAAAATAGCAAATGAGAGAAGAATTAAAGTTATCCTTGACACCTATGGAACTGAATTTTCGGAGGGGATTAAAAGCAATCCCTACATGGTAAAACCCAACGTAGAGGAACTATCTAAATTTTTGAATACACCCTTAAAAGATATGAAATTGCGAATAGAAGCGGTTCAATATCTACATAAAAAACATAAAATAACCTTAGTAGTATTATCTATGGGACGAGAAGGAGCACTTGTTTGTTGGAATAACACATATATTCACATAATTCCACCGAAAATAAAAGAAATAAATCCCGTAGGGTCGGGTGATGCTCTTGTTGCTGGTTTTGTAGTTGGTTTATATAAAGGTTTTTCTATAGAAGATACAGGGAGATTAGGTGTCGCATTAGGTACTGCGAATGCTATGAAGTGGGACATCGGTAAATTTAATATAAGAGATTTAATCAATATTTATGAACAGGTAAAGAGTTTTAGAATTAATCCCATAAATAATCGGAAAGTCCAATACAAAGAGCATACACCTCTGCCTGCTCTTCTTCCAAAGTTAAAAGATTCTTCTCCGTAG
- the ilvC gene encoding ketol-acid reductoisomerase: MLIDFGGTKEEVITRKEFPMQKARKVLKDEVIAVIGYGVQGPAQSLNLRDNGFNVIIGQDPKFKSDWDRAVKDGWKPGKTLFDIEEACERGTIIQLLVSDAAQKAIWPNVKKHLKEGDALYFSHGFSIVYKHLTKVIPPKFVDVIMVAPKGSGTSVRRNFLSGAGINSSYAVAQDYTGRALERCLAIGIGIGSGFLFPTTFENEVYSDLTGERGVLMGALAGIMEAQYQVLRENGHTPSEAFNETVEELTQSLIRLVDENGMDWMYQNCSATAQRGALDWKPKFKKATLPVFRELYKRVKEGAETKRVLKSLGNPNYKEQLQKELAEMANSEMWLAGKACRALRPKEPASKQIKSKVGTQGRTNY; encoded by the coding sequence ATGCTCATTGATTTTGGTGGAACGAAAGAAGAAGTTATTACACGTAAAGAATTTCCTATGCAAAAGGCGAGGAAAGTATTAAAAGATGAAGTCATAGCAGTGATTGGTTATGGGGTTCAAGGTCCTGCACAAAGTTTGAACCTTCGTGATAACGGTTTTAATGTAATTATTGGTCAGGACCCAAAATTTAAGTCTGATTGGGACCGTGCAGTAAAAGATGGTTGGAAACCTGGTAAGACATTATTTGATATTGAAGAAGCGTGTGAACGAGGAACAATAATTCAACTATTAGTTTCCGATGCGGCACAAAAGGCAATTTGGCCCAATGTAAAAAAACACTTAAAAGAAGGCGACGCTTTATATTTTTCGCATGGTTTTTCAATTGTATATAAACATTTAACAAAGGTAATTCCCCCTAAATTTGTAGATGTTATAATGGTGGCTCCAAAGGGTTCTGGTACTTCTGTACGTAGAAATTTCCTGAGTGGAGCAGGTATTAATTCCAGTTATGCAGTCGCACAGGACTATACGGGGAGAGCATTAGAACGTTGTCTGGCGATAGGTATAGGTATTGGTTCTGGCTTCCTTTTCCCGACTACATTTGAGAACGAAGTTTATAGTGATTTAACAGGTGAAAGAGGAGTTTTGATGGGAGCCCTTGCAGGTATTATGGAAGCACAATATCAAGTACTTCGCGAAAATGGACATACTCCTAGTGAGGCTTTCAATGAAACAGTAGAAGAGCTTACCCAAAGTTTAATTCGTCTTGTAGATGAAAACGGTATGGACTGGATGTATCAGAATTGTTCTGCTACTGCCCAACGTGGTGCCTTAGATTGGAAGCCTAAGTTTAAGAAAGCAACATTGCCAGTTTTCCGCGAATTATATAAACGAGTCAAAGAAGGTGCAGAAACAAAACGTGTTCTTAAATCATTAGGTAATCCAAATTATAAGGAACAATTACAAAAAGAACTTGCTGAAATGGCAAACAGTGAGATGTGGCTTGCAGGTAAAGCCTGTCGTGCTTTAAGACCTAAAGAACCAGCAAGTAAACAGATTAAATCTAAAGTCGGAACACAGGGAAGAACGAATTATTAG
- the lpxK gene encoding tetraacyldisaccharide 4'-kinase, which produces MKKSFIEKYIYNEKGPSYVLLPLLKGLSYFQKWGMWIRSKRRMYTPNIYTVSIGGITIGGVGKTPAVMERAEKELVVNRKKVCVISRGYGAQKYKGIVEGVYYEGKVCIRSYKSEKSYSPQEETLIPWNKVYKVLGDELSLMLYRLHNITVIKDPNRVRAVKWVERRGFDVVILDDAYQYLMLGRNENILLISALNPWGNGLIFPAGILREPLNAIHRATEIWITHCDQVSNELLEKLRSFLMSTYPEKKIRWTYHKPLYWTRLNSTIRYPVEYFKGREVDAFCAIGNPKSFLNVLKQQEINVKNTYVYRDHTPIPNKILKGKRIILTTEKNLLTLEEEQAEVYALCIGLSDYLWD; this is translated from the coding sequence ATGAAGAAATCATTTATTGAAAAATATATTTATAATGAAAAAGGACCATCTTATGTTTTGTTGCCTTTATTAAAAGGTCTGAGTTATTTCCAAAAATGGGGGATGTGGATACGCTCTAAAAGAAGGATGTATACGCCAAATATTTATACAGTGAGCATTGGTGGAATTACAATTGGAGGGGTCGGTAAAACACCCGCAGTAATGGAAAGGGCAGAAAAAGAACTTGTAGTAAATAGAAAAAAAGTATGTGTTATAAGTAGGGGGTATGGTGCCCAGAAATATAAGGGTATTGTTGAGGGTGTTTATTATGAAGGTAAAGTATGTATACGAAGTTATAAATCTGAAAAAAGTTATTCGCCACAAGAAGAGACTTTAATACCATGGAATAAGGTATATAAAGTTTTAGGGGATGAACTGTCATTAATGTTATATCGTTTACACAATATTACTGTAATTAAAGACCCGAACCGAGTGAGGGCGGTAAAATGGGTAGAGCGAAGAGGATTTGATGTTGTCATTCTGGATGATGCTTATCAGTATTTAATGTTAGGACGTAATGAAAATATATTATTAATAAGTGCCCTAAATCCATGGGGGAATGGACTTATTTTCCCTGCTGGTATCTTACGAGAACCTTTGAATGCCATACATAGAGCAACAGAAATATGGATAACCCACTGTGACCAGGTATCCAATGAATTGTTGGAGAAATTAAGAAGCTTTCTAATGAGTACTTATCCTGAGAAGAAAATACGTTGGACATACCATAAACCGTTATATTGGACAAGATTAAATTCTACTATTCGGTACCCCGTGGAGTATTTTAAGGGAAGAGAGGTAGATGCTTTTTGTGCGATAGGGAATCCTAAATCTTTTTTAAATGTGTTGAAACAGCAAGAAATAAATGTGAAAAATACTTATGTATATCGAGACCATACCCCAATCCCAAATAAAATATTAAAGGGGAAAAGGATTATTTTAACTACGGAGAAGAATCTTTTAACTTTGGAAGAAGAGCAGGCAGAGGTGTATGCTCTTTGTATTGGACTTTCCGATTATTTATGGGATTAA
- the priA gene encoding primosomal protein N': MSGTIVHVAVFLPIEHLLTYSVPEHLLKKAKRGVRVLVPVRNSIEMGVILNVQESDKTENGTSISELKEVIDIPDTSPILNEEIIKLCQWISEYYISPPGQTFQLAVPHFLRSIVNAKYTLNVGVSCNYLPCSLPYEIIEVLKQQPLSLKEIKRKIKNQHIDEEITLLLKERIVKVIVEAPRIQEKIKKELWVQINSEKVLPQEDILAWQKKAPLQIKTYLFLLHEGKEYPVAELIKRLGIKKSTITSLYRKGWVKLWERESYKYPSMYHVSDSFTEIQDITLTEEQILAVEQISKAIQCHQFNTYLLYGITGSGKTEVYLQCIQTAIQCGYQSLMLVPEIALTPQTLSRLYSRFKDKVAILHSGLTDRERFEEWRKIQEGRVDVVVGVRSAIFAPFQKLGLIIVDEEHEHTYKQEETPKYHARDVAVMRAQINSAVCILGSATPSLESYVHALNSKYCLLRLTKRVASGSLPLIHIVDLKSESNKTVGEPLLSQVLKDKIHERLEREEQVILLINRRGFAPVVMCPSCGWVLPCPNCQTSLNYHRYDGYVHCHYCNFKKQRPVQCEECGSSPLILLGVGTQRIEDLLIQSFPQARIARMDTDITNSKIRGYSVLKNFAEHKIDIIIGTQMIAKGHDYPKVTLVGVMNADLGLTLPNFRAPEFVFQLLMQVAGRSGRRERPGEVIIQTYMPNHYVMKAVQNHDYEMFVDYELRLRQKIGYPPYNRMIQFGVESEDEKEVKEMVYLLTRFIRNDINEKERDYFILGPAPGVIRRVTGRYRWQFALLGKATKKLNNIAREVYAKFHEQKRSSKILLQVDVDPYEIY; this comes from the coding sequence ATGAGTGGAACAATTGTACATGTTGCTGTTTTTTTGCCAATTGAGCATCTCTTAACATATTCGGTTCCAGAACACCTGCTCAAAAAAGCAAAAAGAGGAGTAAGGGTTCTCGTACCTGTGAGGAACTCAATAGAGATGGGAGTGATTTTAAATGTTCAAGAAAGTGATAAAACGGAGAATGGAACATCTATCTCAGAATTAAAGGAAGTCATAGACATTCCCGATACATCACCAATTCTTAACGAAGAAATAATAAAATTGTGTCAATGGATTTCAGAGTACTACATATCACCTCCAGGACAAACATTTCAATTGGCAGTGCCTCATTTCCTTCGTTCCATAGTAAATGCAAAGTATACATTAAATGTTGGAGTTAGCTGTAATTACCTTCCATGCAGTCTTCCTTATGAAATCATCGAAGTATTGAAGCAGCAACCGTTATCCCTTAAAGAAATAAAAAGGAAGATAAAAAATCAACATATAGATGAAGAAATAACTTTACTTCTCAAAGAGAGAATTGTAAAGGTTATTGTTGAAGCCCCAAGAATACAAGAAAAAATCAAAAAAGAATTATGGGTTCAAATAAATAGTGAAAAAGTACTTCCACAAGAGGATATACTTGCATGGCAGAAAAAAGCACCTCTTCAGATTAAAACATACCTGTTTTTACTTCATGAAGGAAAGGAATATCCAGTAGCAGAACTAATAAAAAGATTAGGTATAAAGAAAAGTACTATTACAAGTCTTTACAGAAAAGGATGGGTGAAGTTATGGGAAAGGGAGAGTTATAAATATCCCTCTATGTATCACGTTTCAGATTCTTTTACAGAAATACAAGATATAACGCTGACAGAAGAACAAATATTGGCAGTAGAACAGATTTCAAAGGCAATACAATGCCACCAATTTAATACATATTTGTTGTATGGAATTACTGGTTCTGGGAAGACAGAGGTATATTTACAATGTATTCAAACAGCCATACAATGTGGGTATCAGTCTTTAATGCTTGTTCCAGAGATAGCCTTAACACCACAAACATTGTCAAGGTTATATTCACGATTTAAAGATAAAGTGGCAATATTACATAGTGGTTTAACAGACCGAGAACGATTTGAGGAGTGGCGAAAAATACAGGAAGGACGTGTCGATGTTGTTGTAGGTGTCCGTTCAGCCATTTTTGCACCATTTCAGAAATTGGGACTTATTATCGTTGATGAAGAGCATGAACATACTTATAAACAAGAAGAGACACCGAAATATCATGCCCGTGATGTGGCTGTGATGAGAGCACAAATTAATTCAGCAGTTTGTATTTTAGGTTCTGCAACACCTTCTCTGGAGTCGTATGTACATGCGCTCAATTCAAAATATTGTTTGCTCCGCTTGACAAAACGAGTTGCTTCAGGGTCTTTACCACTTATTCACATTGTTGATTTAAAATCTGAATCGAATAAAACAGTAGGTGAGCCACTTCTTTCTCAGGTATTAAAAGACAAAATACATGAGAGACTTGAACGGGAAGAACAGGTTATTCTGCTTATCAATCGAAGAGGTTTTGCCCCTGTAGTGATGTGTCCTTCCTGTGGTTGGGTGCTTCCGTGTCCGAATTGCCAGACCAGCCTAAACTACCATCGTTATGATGGGTATGTTCATTGCCATTATTGTAATTTCAAAAAACAAAGGCCTGTTCAGTGTGAGGAATGTGGAAGTTCTCCATTAATATTATTGGGTGTTGGAACACAACGGATTGAGGATTTACTAATCCAGAGTTTTCCACAGGCGAGAATAGCAAGAATGGATACCGATATTACAAATTCAAAAATTCGTGGGTATTCAGTCTTAAAAAATTTTGCTGAACATAAGATAGATATTATTATAGGTACCCAGATGATAGCGAAAGGACATGATTACCCAAAAGTAACATTAGTGGGTGTTATGAACGCAGATTTAGGATTAACTTTGCCCAATTTCCGTGCACCTGAGTTCGTTTTTCAGTTATTAATGCAGGTTGCAGGTCGTTCAGGAAGAAGAGAACGTCCAGGGGAGGTAATTATTCAAACCTATATGCCAAATCATTATGTGATGAAGGCAGTTCAAAACCACGATTATGAAATGTTCGTTGATTATGAACTTAGACTCCGTCAAAAGATTGGATATCCACCATATAATAGGATGATCCAATTTGGAGTAGAATCAGAAGATGAAAAAGAAGTTAAAGAGATGGTGTATCTTTTGACGAGATTCATCCGTAATGACATAAACGAAAAAGAGAGAGACTATTTCATATTAGGTCCGGCACCGGGAGTGATTCGAAGAGTGACGGGCAGATACCGATGGCAGTTTGCTCTGTTGGGTAAAGCAACTAAGAAACTAAATAATATTGCAAGAGAGGTTTATGCAAAGTTCCATGAGCAAAAGAGGAGTAGTAAAATTCTTTTGCAAGTTGACGTTGACCCCTATGAAATATATTAA
- a CDS encoding HAD family phosphatase, translating into MEIKVFVFDLDGTLMDSEIIWVYAVHDYLNDKGIPMNYEEAEQLVYGNSWEYIYEELEKNYPVLKNEMPYFIDNVYPYFDKYAERMQLEIPGSIQLLKNLSQNYTCAIVSGSYRRDVEEAIRRLDISEYVSLYLGKEDYFPGKPHPAGYLKAVELLNVKPDNCVAFEDSTVGVTAAKTAGMYCVALARHDRPKQDISLADLILPDLSQFSLELLKQTCQKKCSAIE; encoded by the coding sequence ATGGAAATTAAGGTATTTGTTTTTGATTTGGATGGGACTTTGATGGACTCTGAAATAATATGGGTTTATGCAGTTCATGATTACTTGAACGATAAGGGAATCCCTATGAACTATGAGGAGGCAGAACAATTGGTGTATGGGAACTCATGGGAGTATATATATGAAGAGTTAGAAAAAAATTATCCTGTTCTGAAAAATGAAATGCCATATTTTATTGATAATGTTTACCCATATTTTGATAAGTATGCAGAAAGAATGCAATTGGAAATTCCTGGTTCAATCCAACTGCTAAAGAATTTAAGCCAAAACTATACATGTGCTATTGTTTCGGGTTCGTATCGGCGGGATGTAGAAGAAGCAATTCGTAGATTAGATATAAGTGAGTATGTGTCATTATATCTTGGTAAAGAAGATTACTTCCCAGGAAAACCGCATCCCGCAGGATATTTGAAAGCGGTAGAACTTCTGAATGTGAAACCTGATAATTGTGTTGCATTTGAAGACTCTACTGTTGGTGTCACAGCAGCCAAAACTGCAGGAATGTATTGTGTGGCTTTGGCAAGACATGACCGACCTAAACAAGATATTTCTTTAGCAGACCTTATTTTACCAGATTTGAGTCAATTTTCTCTTGAATTGTTAAAACAAACATGTCAGAAAAAATGTTCAGCGATTGAGTAG
- a CDS encoding HNH endonuclease — MLNGDVLVLNRSWIAVNITTVKRAMVLLFQGHACVVHPRDYTLYDFNSWCELSQQKENFQNGKYIVTPNVKILLPDVILLTVYNGFVLREVRLCRKNIFERDRCQCQYCGKILPKHELTIDHVIPRSRGGEDTWENLVLACLACNLKKGNKTPEEANMNLLRKPISPRWLPKLGIRVRKEQLSTWQKFVDFAYWHTEISE; from the coding sequence ATGTTGAATGGGGATGTTCTTGTTTTAAATCGTTCGTGGATAGCGGTGAATATAACCACCGTTAAGAGGGCTATGGTTTTGCTTTTTCAAGGGCATGCGTGTGTTGTTCACCCAAGAGATTATACCCTTTATGATTTTAATTCGTGGTGTGAACTATCACAGCAAAAGGAAAATTTTCAGAATGGCAAATATATTGTAACCCCTAATGTGAAGATTTTACTGCCTGATGTCATCTTACTTACGGTTTATAATGGCTTTGTACTTCGTGAAGTTCGTCTATGCAGGAAAAATATTTTTGAGCGGGACCGATGTCAATGTCAATATTGTGGAAAGATATTACCGAAGCATGAATTAACTATAGACCACGTTATACCGCGTTCTCGAGGCGGAGAGGATACATGGGAAAATTTAGTACTTGCATGTTTAGCATGTAATCTGAAAAAAGGGAACAAGACTCCAGAAGAGGCTAATATGAATTTGCTCCGTAAGCCTATTTCTCCCCGTTGGCTACCAAAATTGGGGATTCGGGTTCGAAAGGAGCAACTTTCAACTTGGCAAAAATTTGTTGATTTTGCGTATTGGCATACAGAAATTTCCGAGTAG
- a CDS encoding glycosyltransferase family 1 protein, whose protein sequence is MNNTSHLKNICVTVDITPLRGEKTGIGNYIHYTLKFLLLNYKDLIINGISFGVHKFQNDSYEIVHKLEKHIHIPVPVRILYNWWNICRYPNIDTLLKNNSILHFTNYYLPPIYHNKTVLSIYDLSFLTCPQWVSPQIINLFKPTIFPSAQRATHIITCSEKSKKDIETLLNIPSEKISVSYPGYDDTIFHPLDKEKAQLYIEKHYQIKSPFILFVGTIEERKNVSGLLNIYEKVQNNIPHRLVLIGKKGFHANEILSKMQQMKCSDKIIYLNYINNHSELKWFYSSADMFIYPSFDEGFGIPPLEAMACGCPVIVSNQGALPEVVGHKGITIHPQDIDNFAEAITTLLSDKNKYNNMITNSILQAKNFSWSKSAKSHYEVYKKLDEI, encoded by the coding sequence ATGAACAATACATCACATCTGAAAAACATTTGTGTAACCGTTGATATTACCCCGTTACGTGGCGAAAAGACAGGTATCGGCAATTATATCCATTATACACTAAAATTTTTACTATTAAATTATAAAGACTTAATCATCAATGGTATCTCTTTTGGCGTCCATAAATTCCAAAATGATTCCTATGAAATAGTTCATAAATTGGAAAAGCATATACATATTCCTGTTCCTGTAAGAATACTATACAATTGGTGGAATATCTGTAGGTATCCTAATATAGATACCCTTTTAAAAAACAATTCTATCTTACATTTTACAAATTATTATTTACCACCGATATATCATAATAAAACGGTTTTATCGATTTATGACTTATCTTTTTTGACCTGTCCACAATGGGTCAGTCCTCAAATTATTAACTTATTTAAACCAACTATATTTCCTTCTGCTCAAAGAGCAACTCACATTATTACATGCTCAGAAAAAAGTAAAAAGGATATCGAAACATTATTAAACATCCCATCAGAAAAAATATCTGTTTCATATCCAGGCTATGACGATACCATTTTTCATCCATTAGATAAAGAAAAAGCACAACTTTATATAGAAAAGCATTATCAGATTAAATCTCCCTTTATCTTATTTGTTGGCACCATTGAAGAAAGAAAAAATGTCTCTGGACTATTAAATATATATGAAAAAGTTCAAAATAACATCCCTCATCGGCTTGTTTTAATAGGCAAAAAAGGATTCCATGCAAATGAAATCCTCTCAAAAATGCAACAAATGAAATGCTCGGATAAAATTATTTACTTAAATTATATTAATAACCATAGTGAATTAAAATGGTTTTATAGTTCTGCAGATATGTTTATTTATCCGAGCTTCGACGAAGGTTTTGGCATTCCACCTCTTGAAGCGATGGCTTGTGGTTGTCCTGTAATTGTTTCCAACCAAGGGGCTTTGCCTGAAGTTGTTGGACATAAAGGAATAACGATTCATCCTCAAGATATAGATAATTTTGCAGAAGCTATAACTACACTATTATCAGATAAAAATAAATATAATAATATGATAACAAACAGCATCTTACAGGCAAAAAATTTCAGTTGGTCAAAAAGTGCTAAATCACATTACGAAGTATATAAAAAATTGGATGAAATATAA
- a CDS encoding DUF2905 family protein: MNSLAKYFFIFGLIFLFISGIIWLSGFLPFKLGKLPGDINIEWEKGNFYFPIATSIILSLLLTIIINLILFALSLLNR; the protein is encoded by the coding sequence ATGAATAGCCTTGCAAAATATTTTTTCATATTCGGTCTTATATTTTTATTTATTAGTGGGATAATATGGTTATCTGGTTTTCTGCCATTTAAGTTGGGGAAACTCCCTGGCGATATAAATATAGAATGGGAAAAAGGTAACTTTTATTTTCCAATAGCAACGTCTATTATTTTAAGTTTACTACTTACAATTATTATTAACCTGATTCTGTTTGCTCTGAGTCTACTCAATCGCTGA
- a CDS encoding glycosyltransferase family 1 protein: MRILLNGFQIGNLSGTGRYTEELVKAFIQIPNVVHIFLSSPKPLNIPSEKLTINPLPNNRYITRLLQKHLLKKHFQKSQPDIVHFPATYGYKLGDIPHITTVHDLAFLNNPNWFPPHYRWFYKRRVEETIKFSQRFITDSYFSKRELQKYYNIDKDKIDVIYLGVSDFFKPHTQQQIETIRNKYKLPPKYVLYAGTLEPRKNIPYLIEAWSYIADKIPHHLVIIGRTGWNTYPIEEAIKKSKFNERIHRLGYISDIDLPVIISGAEIFIYLSFYEGFGLPPLEAMSCGTPVIASNCGSLNEILEDTALLVEPSDIQQIAEAIYNLCEDNTKRQVMSHNGIIHAQKFTWEKTAQKTIEAYKKCLGKY; encoded by the coding sequence ATGCGTATTTTATTAAATGGATTTCAGATAGGTAATTTAAGTGGGACAGGTAGATATACAGAAGAATTAGTAAAAGCCTTTATCCAGATTCCTAATGTAGTACACATTTTTCTCTCGTCTCCCAAGCCTCTGAATATACCTTCTGAAAAACTAACCATTAACCCCTTGCCCAATAATAGGTATATTACAAGATTGCTTCAAAAGCATCTATTAAAAAAGCACTTTCAAAAATCACAACCTGACATCGTTCATTTCCCAGCAACTTATGGATATAAATTAGGGGATATCCCGCATATTACGACTGTTCATGACCTTGCTTTTCTGAATAATCCAAATTGGTTTCCACCTCATTATCGGTGGTTTTATAAAAGAAGAGTTGAAGAAACAATAAAATTTTCTCAACGATTCATTACCGACTCTTACTTTTCTAAAAGAGAACTACAAAAATATTACAACATTGACAAAGATAAGATTGATGTAATCTACCTTGGGGTAAGTGATTTTTTTAAGCCCCACACCCAACAACAGATAGAAACAATCAGAAACAAATACAAACTCCCCCCCAAATACGTTTTATATGCTGGCACTTTGGAACCCAGAAAAAATATTCCTTATCTGATTGAAGCATGGTCATACATCGCAGATAAAATTCCCCATCATCTTGTAATTATAGGACGCACAGGATGGAACACATACCCTATTGAAGAAGCGATAAAAAAATCAAAATTCAACGAACGTATTCACAGATTAGGGTATATCTCGGATATTGATTTACCCGTTATTATAAGTGGAGCAGAAATCTTTATCTATCTTAGTTTTTACGAAGGTTTTGGACTACCACCTCTTGAAGCTATGAGTTGCGGGACACCTGTCATTGCTTCTAACTGTGGAAGCCTTAATGAAATACTTGAAGATACGGCTTTATTGGTTGAGCCATCCGATATTCAGCAAATTGCTGAAGCAATCTATAATCTCTGTGAAGATAATACAAAAAGGCAGGTAATGAGTCATAATGGAATTATCCATGCTCAAAAATTTACATGGGAGAAAACTGCACAAAAAACTATCGAGGCATATAAGAAATGTTTAGGCAAATATTAA
- a CDS encoding ROK family glucokinase, with protein sequence MSKYIVGVDLGGTNIKSAIVSEEKKIIVKTSVPTPTQEGPVAIMDAMANVVHDLMNKEGLTTKDILAVGIGAPGPMNWQTGVVYSPPNLPGWHNVPLADKMQKRLNVPCYIENDANAACFGEYWLGAGQGCDCIAVLTLGTGVGGGIVVFKKLLRGIDGTAGELGHLKVQRDGRLCGCGSKGCLEAYASVTGMVRTAQEKIEKGEKTILTEMCNNNIQNITGKMIFQAVEKGDAIAKEVFHETAVWLGLGIASIVNMLNPERVILCGGMISAGDVLFTPVRETVMKNAFEVPAKRCEIVPAGLGEDSGVFGCAGCALTRYYEAHK encoded by the coding sequence GTGAGTAAATATATTGTCGGTGTTGATTTAGGTGGCACAAACATAAAGTCAGCCATCGTCTCTGAAGAAAAGAAGATTATAGTAAAGACGAGTGTTCCTACCCCTACACAGGAAGGACCTGTAGCCATAATGGATGCTATGGCAAATGTCGTGCATGACCTCATGAATAAGGAAGGTCTTACTACAAAAGATATTCTTGCAGTCGGTATAGGTGCACCAGGACCTATGAATTGGCAAACTGGAGTCGTGTATAGCCCTCCTAATTTGCCAGGTTGGCATAATGTCCCACTGGCAGATAAAATGCAAAAACGATTGAATGTCCCATGTTATATCGAGAATGATGCCAATGCGGCGTGTTTCGGTGAATACTGGTTAGGTGCTGGACAGGGCTGTGATTGTATTGCGGTGCTTACATTAGGCACAGGTGTTGGAGGTGGAATTGTCGTCTTTAAGAAATTGTTACGCGGTATTGATGGGACTGCGGGTGAATTAGGGCATTTGAAAGTCCAGAGAGACGGTAGATTGTGTGGTTGCGGGTCAAAAGGTTGTTTGGAGGCATACGCTTCCGTAACAGGGATGGTCCGAACTGCACAGGAAAAAATTGAAAAAGGTGAGAAAACTATCCTAACTGAAATGTGCAATAATAATATACAAAATATTACGGGAAAAATGATTTTTCAGGCAGTAGAGAAAGGTGATGCTATCGCTAAAGAAGTATTTCATGAAACTGCGGTATGGCTTGGTTTGGGAATTGCCAGCATTGTAAACATGCTAAATCCTGAACGGGTTATTCTTTGCGGGGGAATGATATCTGCAGGAGATGTATTATTTACCCCTGTTCGTGAAACCGTTATGAAAAATGCCTTTGAAGTACCTGCTAAACGATGTGAGATTGTTCCTGCCGGTTTAGGAGAAGATAGTGGTGTTTTTGGCTGTGCTGGTTGTGCCTTAACACGGTATTATGAAGCACACAAATAA